Proteins from a genomic interval of Neodiprion lecontei isolate iyNeoLeco1 chromosome 2, iyNeoLeco1.1, whole genome shotgun sequence:
- the LOC107227947 gene encoding transport and Golgi organization protein 11 isoform X1 — translation MSKAHSPTRFNGEADSFYDSNFTLDINKRMRVPKSIRVSGDYTDENVPGMNGSSWNQMLANEKFEMHVPDRILVAAFTDQIMRQDQHVGTKAPPREIILENSVMPPEPGMIRVQTPPRILTLDDHFFPAVDEEDPNEFTNENTETPSTVSRSRGRYNNDNQIVRQVREQTPSYNSLDVSLPPSEEIQHLRRQVGKLTRRILAVEVESQQRQQRDKILYAVALSYFFLKTFFWLSRN, via the exons ATGTCCAAGGCTCATAGTCCGACTCGATTCAATGGCGAGGCGGACAGCTTCTATGACTCGAACTTCACCTTGGATATAAACAAACGAATGAGGGTACCTAAGAGCATAAGAGTCAGCGGTGATTACACCGACGAGAATGTTCCTGGGATGAACGGCTCAAGCTGGAATCAGATGCTGGCGAACGAGAAATTCGAGATGCATGTACCAGACAGGATCCTTGTTGCTG CTTTCACGGATCAGATCATGC GACAGGATCAACACGTAGGTACAAAGGCTCCACCTAGAGaaattattttggaaaattccgTTATGCCGCCAGAGCCAGGCATGATCAGAGTCCAG ACTCCCCCCCGCATTTTGACATTGGACGATCATTTTTTCCCTGCCGTCGACGAAGAGGATCCAAATGAatttacgaatgaaaataCAGAGACGCCATCGACCGTCTCTAGGTCTCGAGGCCGATACAATAACGACAATCAAATTGTCAGGCAAGTTAG GGAACAAACGCCGTCGTACAATTCATTGGATGTCTCGTTGCCGCCGTCGGAAGAAATACAGCACCTCCGGCGTCAGGTCGGAAAGTTGACTCGACGTATTTTAGCGGTTGAAGTTGAGTCCCAACAGCGTCAACAACGGGACAAAATACTGTACGCCGTTGCATTGTCGTACTTCTTtctaaaaacatttttctggCTAAGTAGGAACTAA
- the LOC107227947 gene encoding transport and Golgi organization protein 11 isoform X2, with product MSKAHSPTRFNGEADSFYDSNFTLDINKRMRVPKSIRVSGDYTDENVPGMNGSSWNQMLANEKFEMHVPDRILVAGQDQHVGTKAPPREIILENSVMPPEPGMIRVQTPPRILTLDDHFFPAVDEEDPNEFTNENTETPSTVSRSRGRYNNDNQIVRQVREQTPSYNSLDVSLPPSEEIQHLRRQVGKLTRRILAVEVESQQRQQRDKILYAVALSYFFLKTFFWLSRN from the exons ATGTCCAAGGCTCATAGTCCGACTCGATTCAATGGCGAGGCGGACAGCTTCTATGACTCGAACTTCACCTTGGATATAAACAAACGAATGAGGGTACCTAAGAGCATAAGAGTCAGCGGTGATTACACCGACGAGAATGTTCCTGGGATGAACGGCTCAAGCTGGAATCAGATGCTGGCGAACGAGAAATTCGAGATGCATGTACCAGACAGGATCCTTGTTGCTG GACAGGATCAACACGTAGGTACAAAGGCTCCACCTAGAGaaattattttggaaaattccgTTATGCCGCCAGAGCCAGGCATGATCAGAGTCCAG ACTCCCCCCCGCATTTTGACATTGGACGATCATTTTTTCCCTGCCGTCGACGAAGAGGATCCAAATGAatttacgaatgaaaataCAGAGACGCCATCGACCGTCTCTAGGTCTCGAGGCCGATACAATAACGACAATCAAATTGTCAGGCAAGTTAG GGAACAAACGCCGTCGTACAATTCATTGGATGTCTCGTTGCCGCCGTCGGAAGAAATACAGCACCTCCGGCGTCAGGTCGGAAAGTTGACTCGACGTATTTTAGCGGTTGAAGTTGAGTCCCAACAGCGTCAACAACGGGACAAAATACTGTACGCCGTTGCATTGTCGTACTTCTTtctaaaaacatttttctggCTAAGTAGGAACTAA